GTGCCGAACACCTGGTCGAGTGCCTCGGACAGTGTCGCGGCGTACCCGACACGGCCCTCGAAGCTCACCAGGACCCTGGCCAGCTGCGGGAAGGACGACTCCTGGTTGACCCGCTCGATGTAGACCGGCTCCACGTAGAGCAGACCACCGCCCACCGGCAGGGTCAGCAGGTTTCCGAACTGCACGTCGGTGGCCTGCTGCCGCAACAGGTTCAGCTCGGTACTGACCTCGGACGAGGAGACGAACTGGGTCTGCACCTGCTGTGGACCCTGGGTCTGACTGTCCTCGGGCAAGGTCAGCACGGTGATCTCGCCGTATCTCTCCGGGTCGGAGTTCACCGACATGAAGGCCGAGAGGAACTGACGATTCAAGAACACCATCGCGCTGGTGAGCTGGAACGCCGTGTCTCCGGACTCCGGGTCCTCGGCGAGGATGTAGTACGGCGGCTGCGGCGTGTTGGCGTCGCCAGGGTCGTCACCGGTGGTCGGGTCCGAGGGCACGTTCCAGAAGCCGACGTTGGAGTAGAACTCACTCGGGTCGTCGACGTGGTAACGCGAGATCAGGTCACGCTGCACCTTGAACAGGTCTTCCGGGTAACGGAAGTGGGCCCGCAGCTCGTCGCTGATCTGGTCCATCGGCTCGATGACGTCCGGGAAGGCACCGCGCCAGGCGTCCAACACCGGGTCGTTCTCGTCCACCTCGTACAGCGTCACCGTGCCGTCGTAGGCGTCGACGGTGGCCTTGACCGAGTTGCGGATGTAGCTGATCTCGCGGTCCGGGGGCCGGGGAACGCCGGGCGCCTGGCTGGCGCTGTCGTTGGTGGCCTCCGCCAGCGGGGTCCGCTCGGAGTAGGGGTAGTTGTCCAGCGTGGTGTAGGCGTCGACGATCCAGGTGATCCGACCATCGACGACCGCCGGGTACGGGTCGCTGTCCACGGTGAGGAACGGCGCGACGTCGGCCACCCGGTCCCGCGGGTTCCGGTTGTAGATGATCTTGGAGTTGGAGCCGATCGCCTCGTTGAACAGGATGTTGCGCTCGGCGTGGTACGCGGCGAAGGCGAGCCGGTTGAACCAGTTTCCGATGCTGACGCCGCCGCTGCCGGTGTAGAGGTAGCGCTCGTTGTCGGTGTCGTACTCCCGGTAGGCCGCCTCGTCGTCCGGGTTGTCGGCGCCGACGATCGCGTAGTCGGTGACCAGCTCACCGAAGTAGGTCCGGGGCTGGTCGACCGGGATGTCGCCCTCACCGTTGTTGCTGACATCGCTGAAGGTGAAGTTCGGGTATCCGCCCTGACCACCCGCGTCCGCCAGCGCCGAGTTGACCTCGTTGGCAGGCGCGGCGACGAATCCGTTGCCGTGGGTGTAGACGAGGTGCCGGTTGATCCAGGTGCCCTGGTTCTCCGCCAAGCCCTCGGTGTTCATCTCGCGCAGCGCGACGATGTAGTCCTGGGTCTCGCCGTCGACGGTGTAGCGGTCGACGTCGAGCTGATCCGGGAAGCCGTAGAAGTTCCGTCGCTGCTGGAGCTGGGTGAACGTGTCGGTGAGGACGCTGGGATCGAGCAGCCGGACGTTCGGGATGGTCGAGGTGTCGTCCCGCAGGTCCTCGGAGGACAGTTCGCTGGTGCCCTCGTAATCGACGAAGTTGACGTCGTCGATGCCGTAGGCCGCTCTGGTCGCCTCGATGTTGTTCTCGATCGACGGCGCCTCCGCCACGTTGGCGTTG
This Actinoalloteichus hymeniacidonis DNA region includes the following protein-coding sequences:
- a CDS encoding UPF0182 family membrane protein, translated to MRSPVSMPKLSRRSRILVIVGAILLLLLLSGSRLLSTYVDWLWFGEVGRRDVFGTVLFTRIALFLAVGAFVGGVLALCLWLAYRNRPVFAPVSGPDDPVARYRSAITARIKLVGIGLPVIAGVVAGFTAQTNWQMAQLFMNSTPFGQTDPEFGLDIGFYAFDLPFYQFLMNWGFIAIAVGFVGSAIVAYLFGGIRLAGRGGELTDATKVQLAVLAGSFVLLKAVAYFFDRYALLFSQRNENFTGASATDLDAVLPARLILMCIAVICAAAFFVGAVRKNLQWPAIATALMVVSSVLLGALWPAALEQFSVRPNANVAEAPSIENNIEATRAAYGIDDVNFVDYEGTSELSSEDLRDDTSTIPNVRLLDPSVLTDTFTQLQQRRNFYGFPDQLDVDRYTVDGETQDYIVALREMNTEGLAENQGTWINRHLVYTHGNGFVAAPANEVNSALADAGGQGGYPNFTFSDVSNNGEGDIPVDQPRTYFGELVTDYAIVGADNPDDEAAYREYDTDNERYLYTGSGGVSIGNWFNRLAFAAYHAERNILFNEAIGSNSKIIYNRNPRDRVADVAPFLTVDSDPYPAVVDGRITWIVDAYTTLDNYPYSERTPLAEATNDSASQAPGVPRPPDREISYIRNSVKATVDAYDGTVTLYEVDENDPVLDAWRGAFPDVIEPMDQISDELRAHFRYPEDLFKVQRDLISRYHVDDPSEFYSNVGFWNVPSDPTTGDDPGDANTPQPPYYILAEDPESGDTAFQLTSAMVFLNRQFLSAFMSVNSDPERYGEITVLTLPEDSQTQGPQQVQTQFVSSSEVSTELNLLRQQATDVQFGNLLTLPVGGGLLYVEPVYIERVNQESSFPQLARVLVSFEGRVGYAATLSEALDQVFGTGAGESATDPTGEGVEGDLPGGGDGTQEPEGQEQGTPPEDGGDEDQSGDEADAGTPGDLDAAVSEMNDALERVRAAQQSGDFADLGQAYEDLSTAIERYESLASGEGGG